The Nicotiana tomentosiformis chromosome 9, ASM39032v3, whole genome shotgun sequence genome contains the following window.
TGGATCATGTAAGATTATATTCTCATTAGTGATGAAATTCATATCTATCAAATGGACTTCAACTTCTTCAACTTGGAATGGAAAATTCGGTTCTGGAATTGATGTTATTGCCTCATCAAGAAGTTCAATAACATCCGGAAGTTTAACTTTCAAAACAGCTACCCAATCATCATTGTCCTTTTTCGTGCTAGGATAAGGCACATAACACACTTGAGTTGCTTGCATCGCAAGAATAAAAGGTTCGTACTTTCTAAAACGACGGCGATGGTTCACATCGACTAATTTGTATTTATTATGCTCCTTGACACCAACATTCACAGTTGGATCAAACCATTCACACTTGAATAACACAGTTTGCTTTAAAGGTTCTTCGCGGTATTCCACTTGTATAATCTCTTGTATCCGTCCATAATAGTCACCAATATTTGGATCCGAGATACAAACTCCACTATTAATTGTTGATCTTGCACTACCATGGTATTCCGTGTGAAATTTGTATCCATTAATAAAATACACAGGATAACATTTTGCACTTATTAATGGTCCATGAGCAAGACTACGCAAGAATTGGTTCTCAATGTGGTTGCATCGAACctatttcaaaaaatatataaGACTTAGTTAAATATAACAAGCCAATTCAAGTAAATAATTGCTTAAAAGATAATGATTTTTATAGTCTTACATATTCCTTGAACCATATAGCAAAACACGTTTCGAGACTCATTTATTTGATCCTGAGATAGATTGGTCAATTCTTCTTACAACCGTTGTATGTACATACTTCATTGCAACAAAATAAGTTAAATACAAACTCAAAATATATggatatatttattattattaaataatgatACCTTACAAACGGCTCAACCTCTACACAATTTAGTAGAATATAAGTTTGGGCTGCCTTGATTTCTTCGAGGGACAAACTTCTATTTTTTCCTTCTCCCCATAGTCGGCCTGGATGGGTGAATATTGATAAATTTCCTTCAAGATCTTCCATAACACCACCATCATCATTACGGGCCACATTATGATTACGTGTCATGACATAAGGTTCAAAATAATGAGAAAATAATTGTGTTGATTCCATCATCAAGTATGCTTCACAAATTGAACCCTCGACACTAGCGTTATTCCCTATCATTTTTTTATGAGTTCGAAGGTACTTATACAAGTAAATGGATAGACAATTAAATTCATAAAGTCATGTGTAGAATACTTGTCATAATAAGAGCATAAAAAGTTCATAACCTCTCAAAAAGATACATCCATCTATATTGTACAGGTCGAGCAATCCTTGCTTCATATGGCAGGTGTACACGCACATGTTCCATTGAGTTAAAGAATCCATGAGGAAATATACGCTCTAACTTACACAAGATCTATGGGATGTCTGCCTCTAATCTCTCCATGTCCACCACTCGAAGAACAGTCGAGGTGAGATCCTTAAAATATAAGCTCAATTCCGTAAGTGCTTGCCACACGTTACTAGGAAGTAGCTCACGAAAGGCAATAGGCATTAGTCGTTGCATGAACACATGGCAATCATGACTTTTCATACCAAATAATTTATACTTGTCTGTGTC
Protein-coding sequences here:
- the LOC138891408 gene encoding uncharacterized protein encodes the protein MALGVLNGRLHLSYGLLVCGNTPTFSPLYQTPSLLFNNISLTLNISADLQSLFTWNTKQVRCNHIENQFLRSLAHGPLISAKCYPVYFINGYKFHTEYHGSARSTINSGVCISDPNIGDYYGRIQEIIQVEYREEPLKQTVLFKCEWFDPTVNVGVKEHNKYKLVDVNHRRRFRKYEPFILAMQATQVCYVPYPSTKKDNDDWVAVLKVKLPDVIELLDEAITSIPEPNFPFQVEEVEVHLIDMNFITNENIILHDPNGDVIEMVEPIDDGLLIEYQEFEEESSEDEYETEDENEEDDEEEFEEETNDD